One Chloroflexota bacterium genomic window carries:
- the cdaA gene encoding diadenylate cyclase CdaA, with amino-acid sequence MPQLIQVVFSTLARLSVWSVIDILLVAIIIYGVLSLFRGTSALTLLYGLFLLLGAVLIVNSLPQLVMLNWLLRNTLPILSIALLIIFQPELRRAVERIGRFRGLFYRPFTIPGALAIPKSIDEVSRACQQLADQRYGALLVLERSTGLQEYTETGVEINGTVSAELLLTLFYPNSPLHDGAVIIRGDRVVAAGCVLPLSENTVNYQLGTRHRAAVGITEQTDALSIIVSEESGAISLANNGRLVRDLNEDKLRKVLSVLYRSPSYYESLPLFWPRRDERQQHTTRIKRE; translated from the coding sequence ATGCCTCAATTAATCCAGGTCGTTTTCTCAACACTGGCGCGCCTGAGCGTCTGGAGCGTCATTGATATCCTGCTTGTGGCCATAATCATATATGGTGTCCTCAGCCTTTTCCGTGGAACGAGCGCCCTGACCCTCTTGTATGGCTTATTTCTTCTGCTCGGGGCAGTGTTAATAGTAAACAGTCTGCCTCAGCTGGTTATGCTCAACTGGTTGCTGCGCAATACATTGCCCATTCTTTCCATCGCCTTACTGATCATCTTCCAACCTGAGCTGCGAAGGGCGGTCGAACGAATCGGACGGTTTCGAGGACTATTCTACCGTCCTTTCACTATCCCGGGGGCACTGGCTATCCCCAAATCTATCGATGAGGTCAGCCGGGCCTGCCAGCAGCTGGCCGATCAACGCTATGGTGCCCTGCTCGTTCTGGAGCGGAGCACAGGATTACAGGAGTACACTGAGACCGGAGTGGAGATCAACGGTACTGTATCAGCAGAGCTGTTGCTGACCCTTTTCTATCCCAACTCACCGCTACACGATGGCGCCGTGATCATCCGGGGAGATCGGGTCGTGGCTGCTGGCTGTGTATTACCCTTATCCGAAAATACGGTTAATTATCAGCTTGGTACACGCCACCGAGCCGCTGTGGGCATAACCGAACAGACCGATGCCCTCTCAATCATCGTCTCGGAAGAGAGCGGGGCGATCTCTCTGGCTAACAATGGACGGTTGGTGCGAGACCTCAATGAGGATAAACTACGGAAGGTCTTAAGTGTACTTTATCGCTCACCCTCTTATTACGAGTCCCTTCCTCTCTTCTGGCCACGGCGGGATGAACGTCAGCAGCACACGACACGCATAAAGCGGGAATAA
- a CDS encoding CdaR family protein, whose translation MLPFLKKQLSWILLAIGLSTIMWGIVTNQLNPEVSDVFQGIPVRVDNLPAGLVVRGEVQGVDVRIVAPQDVMKRLTRNEIQAYVDASKAGPGIQELPVRAEVAYFQAHVDDTQPSKVAVQLSVVKKKDIPVKVNLLGNVPFGYTQKLPRVAPEQVTVSGPEDAVKAAVAAVIDIRLDGVTSSISQLFKPVPQDGYGGDVKDVSLNPESVLVEMPIEREVGYKTVPIVPQVVGVPALGYQVVGVMSDPTSITVVGDPKALDGLSFLTTTPIDVTGASRDMTTNAEPSLPSGVSLARKQSVVVRLYINPIEGSEILRVAPTIKGLRDGLQATIAPSAIDVTLSGLMPVLSSTKPQDIQIVIDATGLTAGKYTVSPKVIPPPALKVGQIRPDKVELTIR comes from the coding sequence ATGTTACCATTCCTGAAGAAGCAATTGAGCTGGATATTACTAGCGATTGGCTTATCAACGATCATGTGGGGGATCGTCACTAATCAATTGAACCCCGAAGTGAGTGACGTCTTCCAGGGCATCCCGGTGCGAGTGGATAATCTACCAGCTGGCCTGGTTGTTAGAGGCGAGGTCCAGGGAGTCGACGTTAGGATTGTGGCCCCACAGGACGTGATGAAGCGTTTAACTCGTAATGAGATTCAGGCCTATGTTGATGCCTCGAAAGCGGGTCCTGGGATCCAAGAGCTGCCAGTTAGAGCGGAGGTAGCGTACTTTCAAGCACACGTCGACGATACTCAGCCATCTAAGGTGGCCGTTCAGCTCAGCGTTGTCAAGAAGAAGGACATACCAGTTAAAGTCAACCTGCTCGGTAACGTTCCCTTTGGCTATACCCAAAAGCTACCCCGTGTAGCTCCGGAGCAGGTGACTGTCAGTGGACCGGAGGACGCCGTGAAAGCAGCTGTGGCCGCAGTCATTGATATAAGGTTAGATGGGGTAACAAGTAGCATCAGCCAGCTGTTCAAACCCGTCCCTCAGGATGGCTATGGTGGTGATGTCAAGGATGTTAGTCTTAACCCTGAATCGGTATTGGTGGAGATGCCAATTGAGCGCGAGGTCGGTTATAAGACCGTGCCGATAGTTCCGCAGGTGGTTGGTGTGCCAGCCCTTGGCTATCAGGTGGTGGGCGTCATGTCTGATCCCACCAGTATAACTGTAGTGGGCGACCCCAAGGCTCTGGATGGCCTCTCTTTCCTGACGACAACGCCTATCGATGTTACTGGAGCATCGCGGGATATGACTACCAACGCTGAGCCATCCTTGCCTAGCGGTGTCTCTCTGGCCAGGAAGCAAAGCGTCGTAGTCCGCCTTTATATCAACCCTATAGAGGGTTCCGAGATCCTGCGGGTAGCACCCACCATAAAGGGGCTACGCGATGGTCTGCAGGCGACTATCGCGCCTTCAGCTATAGACGTGACCCTTTCTGGGCTGATGCCTGTTCTTTCCTCCACAAAGCCTCAGGACATCCAAATTGTCATCGATGCTACTGGTCTAACGGCTGGTAAATATACGGTGAGTCCAAAAGTCATTCCTCCGCCCGCTCTCAAAGTGGGACAGATACGCCCGGATAAAGTGGAATTGACCATACGCTAG
- the argF gene encoding ornithine carbamoyltransferase: MKVKHLVSIADLSAADIWEILNVSLQLKEELRAGKPRPLLAGKTLGMIFQKPSLRTRVSFEVGMLQLGGHALYLSPNEIQLGQRESTPDAARVLSRYVDALMARTFAHSDIELLAEYSRVPVINGLSDLSHPCQALGDLLTIYEKKGKLEGLRLAWVGDGNNVAHSLLLSAGKLGMAMTVASPKGYECNPDIVAKAKAAAVESGAKLSFTHDPAEAVQRADVIYTDVWASMGKEAERGERLKVFQPYQVDTRLVSKAAREVIVMHCLPAHRGEEITDAVLDGSHSVVLDQAENRMHAQKGLLVLLLT; encoded by the coding sequence ATGAAAGTGAAACATCTCGTTAGTATCGCCGATTTGTCAGCCGCCGATATTTGGGAAATCTTGAACGTCTCCCTTCAGTTAAAAGAGGAGCTGAGGGCAGGCAAGCCACGCCCTCTCCTGGCCGGGAAGACGCTCGGCATGATTTTTCAAAAACCTTCGCTACGAACGCGTGTCTCCTTTGAAGTGGGTATGCTTCAGCTCGGTGGCCATGCCCTTTATCTATCACCCAACGAGATACAGCTGGGCCAACGGGAAAGCACACCAGATGCGGCCCGTGTCCTGAGTCGTTATGTAGATGCACTTATGGCTCGTACTTTTGCGCATAGCGATATCGAATTGTTGGCTGAGTATTCCCGTGTACCTGTAATCAATGGTCTCTCCGACTTGAGCCATCCTTGCCAGGCCCTGGGCGACCTGCTGACGATTTACGAGAAAAAGGGAAAGCTAGAAGGTTTGCGTTTGGCCTGGGTTGGCGATGGCAACAACGTGGCCCACTCCCTCTTGTTGAGTGCTGGAAAATTGGGCATGGCGATGACGGTAGCTTCACCAAAGGGCTATGAATGCAACCCAGATATAGTGGCCAAGGCTAAGGCCGCAGCTGTAGAAAGCGGGGCTAAATTAAGCTTTACCCACGACCCAGCAGAGGCTGTACAACGGGCTGATGTAATCTACACTGATGTATGGGCTAGCATGGGGAAGGAAGCGGAACGAGGGGAGCGCCTCAAGGTTTTCCAGCCCTATCAGGTGGATACGAGACTGGTCAGCAAGGCAGCCAGAGAAGTCATTGTCATGCACTGTCTGCCAGCCCATCGGGGTGAGGAGATCACCGATGCGGTGCTGGATGGGTCACATTCGGTCGTTTTAGACCAGGCAGAAAATAGAATGCATGCGCAGAAGGGGCTTTTGGTTTTATTGCTCACATAG
- a CDS encoding DEAD/DEAH box helicase family protein yields the protein MAKTKVGKVARYSPGGVNQVPLLQDRLVLNRYLCQLFGCQDFRGLREVLRDQKEGWAEDGHSYFLRVLEGLQGSKLAPDQLAAYDLRIKEYVEQLNRFRTPPVQLKYFQYLAVLFTEIYLDRLFGDQASLLSELNKFIGQENSKLSPATPRYQRFTEADLSKLAFWMATGSGKTLVMHINLWQYLHYGQGKAHHENVLLVTPNEGLSRQHLDELQKSGIAARHYGEAGGSSLFEGGRALTVIEITKLTETKRGGGLSIEVDAFGPNNLLFVDEGHRGASGEVWRELRRRLAERGFTFEYSATFGQIVNGAGRDKRPALLEEYSKAILFDYSYPHFYHDGYGKDYWITNLKDETDTFNDWMLLGNLLSFYEQYLLYEEHRESFRPYNLEKPLWVFVGHTVTGGKSQEDKESLTDVEQIVAFFDGFLRHRSEWTRRIAKALRGETGLKNRRDEDIFIGQFPYLKEKGLSAEDIYEGVVGRILWAQTGESVRAVELKAAAGEIGLRAGADSPYFGVINIGDVAGLMKLLEARSIVREEENITGSLFTRINEANSPVNVLIGSRKFMEGWDSFRVSSMGLMNIGKGEGAQIIQLFGRGVRLWGKALSLKRSSAIEPDGAAPNIRLLETLNVFGVRANYMAQFREYLKQEGIETEFEEIHLPIQIQEDFLKPGLQVLRLPEGERFEDKKGIVLALDDSIQVVLDLRPRLELARSGASETEAMEKVGGEDRASLLRQCAPLFDWQRIYFDLLAFKRLKGFHNLSFGEASLREILQKGNYEVLCPDGQLPPSGYQEVRRAEDSAIAVLRKYVSAFYDRRRRAWEQENMRLAALMPDDPNLKFGAYTLRVKTADRAFLEQVRELVSRADEIYKKDVARFPNIHFDRHLYQPLLVTDKQERMEATPPALNEGEARFVHDLRTYLQSQRAEFEDKEIFLLRNLTRSRGIGFFEAGEGEAFYPDFILWLIQDQQQRVTFIDPHGLRMARGGFNDPKVTLHKSLKVLEPTLQQQCAQWQVHLASFILAPGSYEETRRTFGTGQHSREEFEEHNILFSEDSRYIGKLLSKVLEDASAEA from the coding sequence ATGGCTAAAACAAAGGTCGGAAAAGTAGCCAGGTATTCCCCAGGCGGTGTCAACCAGGTGCCTCTGCTACAAGACCGCCTGGTCCTCAACCGCTATCTCTGCCAGCTTTTCGGGTGCCAGGACTTTCGTGGCTTGAGGGAAGTTCTGCGGGACCAGAAAGAGGGCTGGGCCGAAGATGGGCATAGTTACTTCTTGCGTGTGCTGGAGGGACTGCAAGGGTCGAAGCTTGCCCCCGACCAGCTCGCCGCCTATGACCTGCGTATCAAGGAGTATGTGGAACAGCTTAACCGCTTCCGCACTCCCCCGGTTCAACTCAAATACTTCCAGTATCTCGCCGTCCTCTTTACCGAGATTTACCTGGACCGTTTGTTCGGCGACCAGGCGTCTCTCCTTTCCGAGCTGAACAAGTTCATCGGCCAGGAAAACAGCAAGCTGTCCCCTGCCACGCCCCGCTACCAGCGCTTCACCGAGGCTGACCTGAGCAAGCTCGCCTTCTGGATGGCCACCGGCAGCGGCAAGACCCTGGTCATGCACATCAACCTTTGGCAATACCTGCACTATGGCCAAGGGAAGGCACACCACGAGAATGTCCTGCTCGTCACCCCCAACGAAGGGCTGTCACGGCAGCATCTGGACGAGCTGCAGAAAAGTGGCATTGCCGCCAGGCATTATGGGGAAGCGGGAGGCAGCAGTTTGTTTGAGGGCGGCAGGGCGCTAACAGTCATTGAGATTACGAAGCTGACCGAGACCAAACGGGGCGGCGGCTTAAGCATAGAGGTGGACGCTTTCGGTCCTAACAACCTGCTCTTTGTAGACGAGGGGCATCGGGGGGCAAGTGGCGAGGTGTGGCGGGAGCTACGCCGCCGTCTGGCAGAGCGTGGCTTCACCTTTGAATACAGCGCCACCTTCGGTCAAATTGTCAACGGCGCCGGCAGGGATAAACGGCCGGCACTGCTGGAAGAGTATTCCAAAGCAATCCTGTTCGACTACTCCTACCCCCACTTTTACCACGATGGATATGGTAAGGACTACTGGATCACCAACCTGAAGGACGAGACTGACACCTTTAACGACTGGATGCTGCTGGGCAACCTTCTGTCCTTTTACGAGCAATATCTGCTCTACGAGGAGCACCGGGAGAGTTTTCGCCCCTACAACCTGGAGAAGCCGCTCTGGGTCTTCGTGGGCCACACCGTCACTGGTGGCAAGTCCCAAGAGGATAAGGAGAGCCTGACCGATGTGGAGCAGATCGTGGCTTTCTTCGACGGCTTTCTGCGTCACCGGAGTGAGTGGACAAGGCGGATAGCCAAGGCGCTCCGGGGCGAAACGGGGCTGAAGAACCGCCGAGACGAGGACATCTTCATCGGCCAGTTCCCCTACTTGAAAGAGAAAGGTTTGAGCGCTGAGGACATCTATGAAGGCGTGGTGGGGCGGATACTCTGGGCCCAGACGGGCGAAAGCGTGCGGGCAGTAGAACTGAAGGCGGCGGCAGGTGAGATTGGGCTGCGGGCGGGCGCAGATAGCCCCTACTTCGGCGTCATAAATATTGGCGATGTGGCTGGGTTGATGAAGCTGCTCGAGGCCAGAAGCATCGTGCGGGAGGAGGAGAACATCACTGGCTCCCTGTTCACTCGCATCAACGAAGCCAACTCGCCAGTCAATGTGCTCATCGGTTCCCGCAAATTTATGGAAGGCTGGGACAGCTTTCGTGTCTCCAGCATGGGGCTGATGAACATAGGCAAGGGCGAAGGGGCACAAATTATTCAACTGTTTGGGCGCGGCGTGCGGCTGTGGGGCAAGGCGTTATCACTCAAACGAAGTAGCGCTATCGAGCCAGATGGTGCGGCGCCGAATATCCGCCTCCTGGAAACCCTCAATGTCTTTGGCGTTCGGGCCAACTACATGGCCCAGTTCCGGGAGTATCTGAAGCAGGAGGGCATTGAGACCGAATTTGAAGAAATCCACTTGCCCATCCAGATTCAAGAGGACTTCTTGAAGCCTGGTCTGCAGGTGTTGCGGCTACCTGAAGGGGAGCGATTTGAAGATAAAAAGGGCATAGTGCTGGCGTTGGACGATAGTATCCAGGTAGTCCTGGACTTGCGGCCACGTTTGGAGCTGGCCAGGTCGGGGGCGAGCGAAACAGAGGCAATGGAGAAGGTGGGTGGGGAGGATAGGGCATCGTTGCTGCGCCAATGTGCGCCGCTCTTCGACTGGCAGCGGATTTACTTTGACCTGCTGGCGTTCAAGAGGTTGAAGGGTTTTCATAACCTGAGTTTTGGAGAAGCGAGCCTGCGGGAGATCCTTCAGAAAGGCAACTATGAAGTCCTTTGTCCTGACGGGCAACTGCCACCGTCCGGTTACCAAGAAGTCCGCCGGGCGGAGGATAGTGCCATTGCTGTTCTGCGGAAATACGTGTCTGCGTTCTATGACCGGAGGCGTCGAGCATGGGAACAAGAGAACATGAGACTGGCGGCGCTGATGCCCGATGACCCGAACCTTAAATTCGGCGCCTATACGCTTCGGGTGAAGACTGCCGATAGAGCTTTCTTGGAGCAGGTGCGCGAACTAGTCAGCCGTGCCGACGAGATTTACAAGAAGGATGTCGCACGTTTCCCCAACATTCACTTTGACCGCCATCTCTATCAGCCCTTGTTAGTCACCGACAAGCAGGAACGCATGGAGGCAACCCCTCCGGCCCTGAACGAAGGGGAGGCCAGGTTTGTCCATGATTTGCGCACCTACCTGCAATCGCAAAGGGCAGAGTTTGAAGACAAAGAGATCTTCTTACTAAGGAACCTTACCCGTAGCAGGGGCATTGGCTTCTTTGAAGCAGGCGAGGGTGAGGCATTCTATCCCGACTTCATTTTGTGGCTGATTCAGGACCAGCAGCAGCGGGTTACTTTCATTGATCCTCATGGCCTGCGCATGGCCCGAGGCGGCTTCAATGACCCGAAGGTGACGTTGCACAAAAGCCTAAAGGTTCTGGAGCCAACGCTACAACAGCAGTGTGCCCAATGGCAAGTGCATCTAGCATCCTTCATTCTTGCCCCCGGCTCCTATGAAGAGACGAGAAGGACCTTCGGAACGGGACAGCACTCACGAGAGGAATTTGAGGAGCACAACATCCTTTTCTCCGAGGACTCTCGGTACATCGGCAAGCTCCTCAGCAAAGTTTTGGAGGATGCCAGTGCCGAGGCATAG
- a CDS encoding amidohydrolase yields MQKRADLLISNGLIVVMDPQMATYYPGSIAVDGGLIVAAGSSEIIDPQYLADTKIDATGKIVMPGLISCHTHAALSVLRGMADDTPLQPRLQIIIWPILAQMTESESYAAARLGCLEMLRAGITTFLDMWNFIGATVAAVEEAGLRACLSPYIMGLGDMGRGDRELAQNVRDWRLYHGRANGRISIWFGPHTPYTCSEHLLRQVQELATSCGVGVHIHVAETREEHWQSMQRHGVSPITYLDRIGFLRPNVLAAHMVQLSAEDIAIVKERGVSVAHNPTSNMKLGSGIAPVPQMLECGIAVGLGPDGASANNVLDLFQEMKMTALLHKVDRYDPTVLPAEQILAMGTRIGAQALGLEKHIGTLEVGKKADIIIIDTCKAHLVPLHPRLPQQIFSHLVYATSAQDVETVIVDGRILLFQGRVMSMDEERVLKEGQETAERLLKRIGLL; encoded by the coding sequence ATGCAAAAAAGGGCTGATCTGCTGATCTCCAACGGACTCATCGTCGTGATGGATCCCCAGATGGCGACGTATTATCCTGGATCTATTGCTGTCGACGGAGGTCTCATTGTGGCCGCAGGATCGAGTGAGATCATCGACCCACAGTACCTAGCCGATACCAAAATAGATGCCACAGGCAAGATCGTGATGCCGGGACTGATCAGCTGCCACACGCATGCGGCTTTAAGCGTGCTCAGAGGAATGGCTGATGATACCCCATTGCAGCCACGTTTGCAGATCATCATCTGGCCGATCCTCGCTCAGATGACTGAGTCCGAGAGCTACGCGGCGGCTCGCCTTGGTTGCCTGGAGATGCTCCGCGCCGGAATAACCACCTTTCTCGACATGTGGAACTTCATCGGAGCCACCGTCGCCGCCGTTGAGGAGGCCGGGCTACGAGCCTGTCTATCACCTTACATCATGGGTTTGGGGGATATGGGGAGGGGTGACCGGGAACTCGCGCAGAACGTTCGCGATTGGAGACTCTACCACGGTCGCGCCAATGGGCGTATCAGCATCTGGTTTGGGCCACACACACCCTACACCTGCTCAGAGCACCTCCTCCGTCAGGTTCAGGAGTTGGCTACTTCTTGCGGAGTGGGTGTGCACATCCATGTGGCGGAGACCAGAGAAGAGCATTGGCAATCAATGCAGAGGCATGGGGTCTCGCCGATAACTTATCTGGATAGGATAGGTTTCCTTCGCCCGAATGTGCTCGCTGCCCACATGGTGCAGTTATCTGCTGAGGATATAGCCATCGTCAAGGAGCGAGGGGTAAGCGTCGCCCACAATCCGACAAGCAATATGAAGCTGGGCAGTGGTATCGCCCCAGTGCCACAGATGCTGGAGTGTGGTATCGCCGTTGGGCTTGGCCCAGATGGCGCCTCGGCCAATAATGTGTTGGATCTCTTTCAAGAGATGAAGATGACAGCCCTGTTGCATAAGGTTGATCGCTATGATCCAACTGTGCTCCCTGCTGAGCAAATTCTGGCTATGGGCACGCGCATAGGGGCCCAGGCCCTTGGCCTAGAGAAACATATTGGTACGCTGGAAGTCGGAAAGAAGGCTGATATCATCATCATCGATACATGTAAGGCACACTTGGTCCCGCTTCATCCCCGTTTGCCTCAGCAGATTTTCTCCCACCTGGTTTACGCCACCTCCGCTCAGGATGTGGAGACAGTGATCGTGGATGGCCGCATTCTCCTTTTCCAGGGAAGGGTCATGTCAATGGATGAAGAGAGGGTGCTCAAAGAGGGGCAGGAGACAGCAGAGCGTCTTCTAAAAAGGATTGGTCTATTGTAG
- the der gene encoding ribosome biogenesis GTPase Der, which produces MTKPLVAIVGRPNVGKSTLFNRLVGEPMAIVEEMPGTTRDRLYADAEWGGRQFTLIDTGGLEPTPGSNITRLVREQAELAIDQADVILFLVDTKEGITPADQDIADILRRTEKPVIVVANKADNKERRLNSIQFYELGVGEIIPISATHGTGTGDLLDSIIAWFPSEAATEAEADVVGVAIVGRPNVGKSSLLNALLGEERVIVHEVPGTTRDAIDTFLEYGDRRVVLIDTAGIRRRGRVEAGIEKYSVLRALRAINRADIAALVIDAVEGIAAQDTHIAGYIQQAAKGIILIVNKWDLVKKTSHTEKEFTRAIREELKFLPYAPILFTSAKTKQGVPKILPAALQIKGERQKRIPTGLINSVIGEAVLAHSPPSVRGHRLKILYVSQIGVEPPTFAFVVNDPKLLHFSYQRYLENKLREDLGFEGTPLRLFFRARREGSRQA; this is translated from the coding sequence GTGACCAAACCATTAGTGGCCATCGTAGGACGTCCCAATGTCGGTAAGTCTACCCTCTTTAATCGTTTGGTTGGTGAACCGATGGCTATCGTGGAAGAGATGCCGGGGACTACCCGCGATCGCCTCTACGCCGATGCCGAGTGGGGCGGACGCCAGTTCACCCTTATCGATACCGGTGGCTTAGAGCCAACACCCGGTAGCAATATCACCCGTCTTGTTCGAGAGCAGGCAGAATTGGCCATCGACCAGGCAGACGTCATCCTCTTTCTGGTCGATACTAAGGAGGGTATAACCCCGGCCGACCAGGATATCGCCGATATTCTTCGCCGAACGGAGAAGCCGGTAATAGTGGTGGCCAATAAAGCCGATAACAAGGAGCGACGACTCAACTCTATCCAGTTCTATGAATTGGGCGTTGGTGAGATTATCCCTATATCAGCCACCCATGGGACAGGTACAGGTGACCTGCTAGATTCAATCATTGCCTGGTTTCCTAGCGAAGCGGCCACCGAGGCGGAGGCCGATGTGGTGGGGGTAGCCATCGTGGGGCGTCCCAATGTCGGTAAGTCATCGCTGCTCAATGCCCTCCTGGGAGAGGAGCGGGTCATCGTCCATGAGGTGCCAGGTACTACCCGCGATGCCATCGATACGTTCCTCGAGTACGGTGACAGAAGGGTAGTCCTGATCGATACGGCCGGCATCCGTCGCAGGGGGCGGGTGGAAGCGGGGATCGAGAAATATAGTGTGCTGCGCGCCCTGCGAGCGATAAATAGGGCCGATATCGCTGCGCTAGTTATCGATGCTGTCGAGGGGATAGCGGCACAGGATACGCATATCGCCGGTTATATTCAACAGGCGGCTAAGGGTATCATCCTAATCGTTAATAAATGGGATCTGGTGAAGAAGACCAGCCATACGGAGAAGGAGTTCACGAGGGCGATCAGAGAGGAATTAAAGTTTTTGCCTTATGCACCGATCCTCTTCACCTCGGCCAAGACGAAGCAAGGAGTCCCAAAGATTTTGCCGGCTGCATTGCAGATCAAGGGGGAGCGACAGAAACGCATTCCTACTGGACTGATTAACAGTGTGATCGGCGAAGCGGTATTAGCCCATAGTCCCCCCTCAGTCCGAGGGCATCGTTTAAAAATCCTCTATGTCAGCCAGATCGGTGTCGAGCCACCCACCTTTGCCTTCGTCGTCAATGATCCCAAGCTACTCCATTTCTCTTATCAGCGTTATCTGGAAAACAAGCTGCGGGAGGACCTTGGATTTGAGGGGACACCCTTACGCTTATTCTTCCGTGCTCGAAGGGAAGGGAGCAGACAGGCTTGA
- a CDS encoding NAD(P)-dependent glycerol-3-phosphate dehydrogenase → MKGITIIGTGTWGTTLAIFLARKGLPVQLWCRTAEEATILEKEGENKTFLPSVMFPEGLRVTASLDDACSDCWFLLLIVPAQTMRANVRRLRDRLNSSTLILSGAKGLEYDTGMRMTEVITSELPAQFQGRIAALSGPNLAREIAMGLPATTVVACHDQGVADCMQSVLMDPLLRVYTNTDVIGVELGGALKNIIALGAGICDGFGYGDNAKAAFITRGLAEISRLGIAAGANPLTFAGLTGLGDLVCTCASPYSRNRYVGQELAKGRKISDILSSMRMVAEGVQTTVAARRLSQRYGVEMPITELTYQVLFEGKDPRKAVGELMGRGPKQELYGLESS, encoded by the coding sequence TTGAAGGGGATAACCATCATCGGCACCGGTACCTGGGGCACGACCCTAGCCATCTTCTTGGCTAGGAAGGGGTTGCCTGTCCAGCTTTGGTGCCGTACAGCGGAAGAGGCGACCATTCTGGAGAAGGAAGGCGAAAATAAGACCTTCCTGCCCAGTGTCATGTTCCCGGAAGGGTTAAGGGTGACTGCCTCACTGGACGATGCCTGTAGCGATTGCTGGTTCCTTCTTTTGATCGTCCCTGCCCAAACGATGCGAGCTAACGTCAGGCGTCTGCGCGATCGTCTGAATAGTAGTACGCTTATCCTCAGTGGAGCGAAGGGGCTGGAGTATGATACAGGCATGCGCATGACCGAGGTGATCACCAGCGAGTTGCCAGCGCAATTTCAGGGACGCATTGCCGCTCTTTCTGGTCCCAACCTGGCTCGCGAGATAGCCATGGGACTACCGGCCACGACAGTCGTCGCCTGTCACGATCAGGGCGTTGCCGACTGTATGCAGAGTGTACTGATGGATCCCCTTTTGCGAGTGTACACGAACACTGACGTCATTGGTGTGGAGCTCGGTGGTGCGCTGAAGAATATTATCGCCCTGGGGGCAGGCATTTGCGATGGCTTTGGCTATGGTGACAATGCCAAAGCGGCCTTTATAACACGTGGCTTAGCTGAGATAAGCAGGTTGGGGATTGCCGCTGGGGCAAATCCATTGACCTTTGCCGGCCTGACCGGACTGGGCGACTTGGTCTGTACCTGTGCCAGCCCCTATAGTCGTAATCGCTACGTTGGGCAAGAGCTAGCCAAAGGACGGAAAATCTCTGACATCTTGTCCTCGATGAGAATGGTAGCTGAGGGCGTTCAGACGACGGTTGCTGCCCGGCGCCTGTCCCAGCGTTATGGGGTGGAGATGCCTATAACAGAGCTCACCTATCAGGTTCTTTTTGAGGGGAAGGACCCCCGAAAGGCAGTTGGCGAGCTTATGGGACGCGGACCAAAACAGGAGCTTTACGGCCTTGAATCTAGCTGA
- a CDS encoding metallophosphatase family protein: MRIAAISDIHANLKALEAVLDDIYAQQVDQVVVAGDLAFGGPEPSAVLERLLDLPCPIVQGNTDAVVSSPDLEQRAAGHKGLVVLQCLWAQQQLEPKQRRFLAELPLQCTIAGPEGTSLLVVHATPRDQSENIFPDTPEEVVREALAGADSPLIVCGHVHLPFVRPINGRLWVNVGSVGRPFDGDLRAGYGLLTYENHSWKVEHRRVAYDVEATVEAILRRDMPGKEIIVESIRKGLPPHSWMINQP, encoded by the coding sequence ATGAGGATAGCAGCTATATCGGATATTCACGCTAACCTGAAGGCCTTAGAAGCAGTCCTGGACGACATCTATGCCCAGCAGGTGGATCAGGTCGTTGTTGCTGGAGACCTCGCTTTTGGTGGTCCGGAGCCGTCGGCTGTCCTTGAGCGCCTGCTGGACTTGCCTTGCCCCATCGTCCAGGGGAACACGGATGCTGTGGTGAGCAGTCCGGACCTGGAACAGCGCGCCGCTGGGCATAAGGGCTTAGTTGTGCTGCAGTGTCTTTGGGCCCAGCAACAGCTGGAACCGAAACAGAGGCGATTTCTGGCCGAACTGCCCTTGCAATGTACGATTGCTGGGCCGGAGGGAACAAGCCTGTTGGTAGTGCATGCTACCCCCCGCGACCAGTCTGAGAACATCTTTCCTGATACGCCGGAGGAGGTGGTGCGGGAAGCCCTAGCGGGAGCCGACTCGCCGCTGATCGTGTGTGGACACGTGCACCTTCCCTTTGTGCGTCCCATAAATGGGCGATTATGGGTGAACGTCGGCAGCGTTGGTAGGCCGTTTGACGGTGATCTCAGGGCTGGATATGGGCTATTGACCTATGAAAACCACTCCTGGAAGGTGGAACATCGTCGGGTAGCGTATGATGTTGAAGCCACCGTGGAGGCGATTCTCAGGCGTGACATGCCCGGTAAGGAAATAATCGTAGAGAGTATCCGTAAGGGATTGCCACCACATTCCTGGATGATCAACCAGCCGTAG